A single Vibrio sp. YMD68 DNA region contains:
- a CDS encoding virulence factor BrkB family protein produces MDIKAIGHSSLNFFRYLLVRMNHDRINVNAGYLTYITLLSIVPMLTVLLSVLSSFSLFSSSGDVIQDFVITHFVPAAGDAVKGALVEFIANTGKMTAVGGAFLFVAALMLISNIDKNLNFIWRVTEKRRPVFSFSMYWMVLTLGPILVGTSIAATSYITSLKIIDSEAISGIYNLLLRWLPFLLSFFAFIVLYLLVPNKKVRLTDAMVGAIAAAILFELSKKGFAAYITHFPSYQLIYGALAAIPILFVWVYLCWLIVLIGAEITAALGEQALWSGASEVLQSSAKEEKGEEDNKSDCADSESK; encoded by the coding sequence GTGGATATAAAAGCAATAGGACATAGCTCTCTGAATTTCTTTCGCTACCTGCTGGTGCGAATGAACCACGATAGAATCAACGTAAATGCCGGATACCTGACTTACATTACTCTCCTGTCTATTGTGCCAATGCTGACCGTATTGCTTTCCGTGTTATCTTCTTTCTCACTGTTTTCAAGCTCGGGTGATGTAATACAAGATTTTGTGATTACTCATTTTGTCCCGGCTGCCGGTGATGCCGTTAAGGGAGCATTGGTTGAATTTATTGCCAACACCGGAAAGATGACTGCGGTTGGTGGTGCATTTTTGTTTGTCGCAGCGCTGATGCTGATTTCAAATATTGATAAAAACTTGAATTTTATCTGGCGAGTAACAGAAAAGCGTCGTCCGGTGTTTTCATTTTCGATGTATTGGATGGTATTAACTCTCGGGCCCATTTTAGTGGGTACAAGTATTGCCGCGACCTCGTACATCACCTCCCTAAAGATCATTGATAGTGAAGCGATCAGCGGTATTTACAATCTGCTGTTGCGATGGCTGCCATTCTTACTGTCATTTTTTGCTTTTATCGTTTTGTATCTACTTGTGCCTAATAAAAAAGTACGTTTGACGGACGCCATGGTGGGTGCGATAGCTGCTGCTATACTGTTTGAGCTGAGCAAAAAGGGGTTTGCTGCTTACATCACTCATTTTCCTTCTTATCAATTGATTTATGGCGCATTAGCGGCGATTCCGATTCTCTTTGTTTGGGTGTATTTGTGTTGGTTGATTGTCTTGATTGGGGCTGAAATAACGGCAGCTTTGGGTGAACAAGCCCTGTGGTCTGGTGCCTCAGAAGTGCTACAATCAAGCGCTAAAGAAGAAAAGGGCGAAGAGGACAACAAGAGTGATTGCGCTGATTCAGAGAGTAAGTGA